One region of Desulfovibrio aminophilus DSM 12254 genomic DNA includes:
- a CDS encoding BCCT family transporter, translated as MREARSQEERYKLNHYTFWPGFVLLLTGIGMGLVYNEGLVGILARTMDWIHVNFGWLEVSLGIIIVMFTVGIALSPIGDIRLGGKDAKPEFTFWQWFALSLCGCIGIGILFWAMGEPIFHMMQPPLSLHIEPGSKDAGVFAVAQTTLHWTIAQYCFYTICGVAIALVSYNRNYPLSVAAGMYAIFPTKYRPVLTAVIHAICLFSLCCAIATSMGAGLMQIGSGTGIIFDYTPGPVTWGVSAAIIIPIYVISSYSGLRKGMRILSTGNTRAFFFLMALVLFSGPTLFILGIGVESFGYFANNFFRNSTLLNTMQINDKWPMQWLVPYMEIFFIFAPLLGHFLARMGKGRTIRQFILINVIPPTIFCHFWISIFGGTAVFYQWSGLVDVWSGIQKFGLESMVYILFSQFPFSKVLMSIFVIIIIFSFATMTDSLVSTLAIISTKGVQADEEPPRKLKIIWGLVVGLIAYVLCISGGIEPVRGLISLAGFPMMIFTFALCISLVKDGVHLLSKPDWLDKESEIR; from the coding sequence ATGCGAGAAGCAAGGTCGCAAGAGGAAAGGTACAAGCTCAACCACTACACATTCTGGCCGGGTTTCGTTCTCCTGCTCACGGGAATCGGGATGGGATTGGTGTACAATGAAGGGCTCGTCGGCATCCTGGCCCGCACGATGGACTGGATTCACGTGAACTTCGGCTGGCTGGAGGTCTCCCTCGGCATCATCATCGTCATGTTTACCGTGGGGATAGCCCTCTCACCCATCGGAGACATCCGCCTCGGCGGGAAAGACGCCAAGCCCGAGTTCACGTTTTGGCAGTGGTTCGCTCTCTCCCTCTGTGGCTGCATCGGCATCGGGATACTCTTCTGGGCCATGGGCGAACCCATCTTTCACATGATGCAGCCGCCCCTCAGCCTGCATATCGAGCCGGGATCCAAAGACGCTGGAGTTTTCGCCGTCGCGCAAACGACCTTGCATTGGACCATAGCGCAATATTGTTTTTATACAATTTGTGGCGTCGCCATCGCCCTGGTAAGTTACAATCGTAATTACCCATTATCTGTCGCTGCAGGCATGTACGCGATTTTTCCAACCAAGTATCGTCCTGTCTTGACAGCCGTCATCCATGCGATCTGTCTTTTTTCACTCTGTTGCGCGATCGCGACCAGCATGGGCGCAGGCCTCATGCAAATCGGCAGCGGAACTGGAATAATATTCGACTATACCCCAGGCCCCGTCACATGGGGCGTTTCTGCTGCGATCATCATTCCGATATACGTCATTTCATCTTATTCCGGATTACGCAAAGGTATGCGCATCCTCTCAACAGGGAACACAAGAGCTTTCTTCTTCTTGATGGCGCTGGTTCTTTTTTCCGGTCCAACCCTTTTCATTCTTGGAATTGGTGTCGAATCCTTCGGATATTTCGCGAACAATTTCTTCCGCAACAGCACCCTTCTCAACACGATGCAGATCAACGACAAATGGCCAATGCAATGGCTCGTTCCGTATATGGAGATATTTTTCATCTTCGCGCCGCTGCTCGGCCATTTCCTGGCGAGGATGGGAAAAGGAAGGACCATCCGCCAATTCATTCTCATAAATGTCATCCCGCCGACGATATTCTGCCACTTCTGGATTTCAATTTTCGGCGGAACGGCGGTTTTTTATCAGTGGAGCGGCCTGGTCGATGTCTGGTCCGGAATACAAAAATTCGGTCTTGAGTCAATGGTATACATTCTCTTTTCGCAATTCCCATTCAGCAAGGTTCTCATGTCCATCTTCGTTATAATAATCATCTTCTCATTCGCGACGATGACGGATTCCTTGGTGTCGACATTGGCGATCATATCGACAAAAGGAGTGCAGGCCGATGAAGAACCTCCCAGAAAATTGAAGATCATTTGGGGACTCGTCGTCGGATTGATCGCCTATGTCCTCTGCATATCTGGCGGGATAGAACCCGTGCGTGGGTTGATTTCCCTTGCCGGCTTCCCGATGATGATATTCACTTTCGCTCTGTGCATTTCCCTTGTAAAAGATGGCGTGCATTTACTCAGCAAACCTGACTGGCTGGACAAGGAGTCTGAAATTCGATAA
- a CDS encoding IclR family transcriptional regulator — protein sequence MPQDDKYYMMLSLEKALFVAETMATKNNWQLKTLSAACSIPKGTLQRILRTFEDLGYVRQVERGGAYALTLKFYKLGKQIVSQSNMTALLQPILQKLREKVDETVNLSVLSGIEMVVVHQNTSGHALQMDSIVGTSFPAYLSASGKVFLAFLTEDELRNFIKELRRTNIDINSDKINLIYKEIESTREKGIGLDFEELFKGIRCIAAPVFDDSGKIIATISCSVPTVRLDRVLAHKLLTEIPLAAAEASKVFEAPTHAFNFNLDEVTELLVAP from the coding sequence ATGCCACAGGATGACAAATATTATATGATGCTTTCTTTAGAAAAAGCTCTTTTCGTCGCGGAAACAATGGCGACAAAAAACAACTGGCAGTTGAAAACACTCAGCGCCGCCTGCTCTATCCCAAAAGGGACACTGCAACGGATTTTACGGACGTTTGAAGACCTGGGGTATGTCCGTCAAGTCGAGCGAGGTGGAGCCTACGCGTTGACTCTGAAGTTTTACAAGCTGGGCAAACAGATTGTTTCTCAAAGCAATATGACGGCCCTTCTTCAACCGATTTTACAAAAATTACGCGAAAAAGTTGATGAGACTGTAAATTTGAGTGTTCTCTCAGGCATAGAAATGGTTGTTGTTCACCAAAATACTTCTGGCCACGCACTGCAGATGGACTCGATTGTCGGAACATCTTTTCCGGCATATCTATCCGCATCTGGAAAAGTTTTCCTTGCCTTCTTGACCGAAGATGAATTGCGCAATTTCATTAAGGAATTGCGCCGTACAAATATAGATATAAATTCAGATAAAATAAATTTGATATACAAAGAAATTGAATCTACGCGGGAAAAAGGTATCGGCTTGGATTTTGAAGAACTTTTTAAAGGAATACGATGCATTGCCGCGCCTGTCTTTGATGACTCGGGGAAAATCATCGCCACAATAAGCTGCTCAGTCCCCACTGTGCGTTTGGACAGAGTCTTGGCTCATAAACTGCTTACGGAAATTCCCTTGGCCGCGGCGGAAGCCTCGAAAGTTTTCGAAGCGCCGACTCATGCATTCAATTTCAATCTTGATGAAGTGACTGAATTGCTCGTAGCGCCATAA
- a CDS encoding IS1595 family transposase, which yields MELFAFGVPVYRQRFREDGSSAAKERFYRLLRACCAYREGLREPFEGALECDESTFGGSRHGKRGWGAAGKVIVFGIIKRNGMVKASPIAAHNKVSVMGEIQAHTRPGSLYYTDDWQAYATLRMRGEHVVIRKEKGRPKGRDHINGIEGFWSYAKTWLAPFRGVPRKFFHLYLGEICFRFNHRHEDIEKQLIKLVKSVSIKQIDKTLVRIG from the coding sequence GTGGAGTTGTTCGCCTTCGGGGTTCCGGTGTACCGCCAGCGGTTTCGTGAGGACGGCAGCAGCGCGGCGAAGGAGCGGTTTTACCGCCTGCTCCGCGCTTGCTGCGCCTACCGCGAAGGATTGCGCGAACCGTTCGAAGGGGCGCTGGAGTGCGACGAATCCACGTTCGGCGGCTCCCGCCACGGCAAGCGCGGCTGGGGCGCGGCGGGTAAGGTGATCGTCTTCGGAATCATCAAGCGCAACGGCATGGTCAAGGCCTCGCCCATCGCGGCCCACAACAAGGTTTCGGTGATGGGCGAGATTCAGGCTCACACCCGGCCGGGATCATTGTACTACACCGATGACTGGCAGGCTTACGCCACACTGCGGATGCGCGGGGAGCACGTGGTCATCCGCAAGGAGAAAGGCAGACCCAAGGGCCGCGACCACATCAACGGCATCGAAGGCTTTTGGTCCTACGCCAAGACCTGGTTGGCTCCGTTTCGCGGTGTTCCGCGAAAATTCTTTCACCTTTATCTGGGTGAAATTTGTTTTCGGTTTAATCACCGTCATGAGGACATTGAAAAGCAATTAATAAAGCTTGTTAAGTCTGTTTCCATAAAGCAGATCGACAAAACTTTGGTCCGAATAGGCTAG